A stretch of Triticum aestivum cultivar Chinese Spring chromosome 1D, IWGSC CS RefSeq v2.1, whole genome shotgun sequence DNA encodes these proteins:
- the LOC123181172 gene encoding electron transfer flavoprotein-ubiquinone oxidoreductase, mitochondrial isoform X1 has translation MHRVLRAAAAAAAGIATAPARRHRAPSWGAATARWFSAEREAMSYDVVIVGAGPAGLAAAIRLKQLCRAADTDLSVCVLEKGAEVGAHVLSGNVFEPRALDELIPKWRQEDAPIRVPVSSDKFWMLTKNKAWTLPSPFDNKGNYVISLSQLVRWMSVKAEELGVEVYPGFAASEILYDENQIVAGVATNDVGIAKDGSKRETFQPGVELRGRITLLAEGCRGSLSENIITNHKLRESGQGQHQTYALGIKEVWEIEEGKHKPGSVVHTVGWPLDMKTYGGSFLYHLDDRQLAIGLVVALNYRNPFLSPYDEFQKFKQHPAIRTLLEGGTVLQYGARTLNEGGFQSIPNPVFPGGAIIGCSAGFLNVPKIKGSHTAMKSGMLAAEATFKALVEGSSMDLYWENLKKSWIWDELYRARNYRPAFEYGFIPGMALSAVERYIFKGKSPFTLKHGKPDHEATEMANLHLPISYPKPDGQVSFDVPSSLYRSNTNHEHDQPPHLRLRDPAVPESVNLPQYAGPESRYCPARVYEYVSDENGDPKLHINAQNCLHCKACDIKDPKQNIEWTVPEGGGGPGYTVM, from the exons ATGCATCGAGTCCTCcgcgcggctgcggcggcggccgcggGGATCGCCACGGCCCCGGCTCGCCGCCACCGCGCGCCCAGCTGGGGCGCGGCCACGGCGAGGTGGTTCTCTGCCGAACGGGAGGCGATGAGCTACGACGTCGTGATCGTGGGCGCCGGCCCGGCGGGcctcgccgccgccatccggcTGAAGCAGCTCTGCCGCGCGGCCGACACCGACCTCTCCGTCTGCGTCCTCGAGAAGGGAGCCGAAGTCG GTGCTCATGTACTGTCGGGGAATGTGTTCGAGCCCCGTGCGTTGGATGAGCTCATCCCGAAGTGGAGGCAAGAGGAT GCCCCAATCAGAGTCCCTGTCTCATCTGACAAGTTCTGGATGTTAACAAAGAACAAGGCATGGACACTTCCATCTCCTTTTGATAACAAAGGGAACTATGTAATAAG CTTGAGCCAATTGGTGCGATGGATGTCCGTAAAGGCTGAAGAATTAGGTGTTGAAGTGTATCCAGGGTTTGCTGCGAGTGAG ATCCTTTATGATGAAAATCAAATAGTCGCAGGCGTTGCAACCAATGATGTTGGTATTGCTAAAGATGGTAGTAAACGGGAAACTTTTCAACCGGGTGTGGAACTAAGAG GGCGAATAACACTTCTAGCTGAGGGTTGCCGGGGTTCATTATCAGAG AATATAATAACGAATCACAAGCTCAGAGAAAGTGGTCAAGGCCAACATCAAACATATGCTCTTGGAATTAAAGAG GTCTGGGAGATAGAAGAAGGAAAGCATAAGCCAGGTTCTGTGGTTCATACTGTAGGGTGGCCTTTGGACATGAAGACATATGGAGGATCATTTCTATACCACCTTGATGATAGACAG TTGGCAATTGGTCTGGTTGTTGCCTTGAATTATCGAAATCCTTTTCTCAGCCCATACGATGAGTTCCAG AAATTCAAGCAGCACCCCGCAATCAGAACACTTCTTGAAGGTGGAACAGTTCTTCAGTATGGTGCTCGTACTTTGAATGAAGGTGGTTTTCAG TCAATACCAAATCCAGTTTTCCCCGGTGGTGCAATTATTGGATGCTCTGCAGGGTTCCTAAATGTTCCCAAAATAAAAGGATCACATACCGCTATGAAATCAG GTATGCTTGCGGCAGAAGCAACTTTCAAGGCTCTGGTTGAAGGATCTTCCATGGATCTGTACTGGGAGAATCTCAAGAAGTCATGGATATGGGACGAACTCTATAGAGCTCGGAATTATAGACCA GCATTTGAATACGGATTTATTCCTGGCATGGCCTTGTCAGCAGTGGAACG CTACATATTCAAAGGGAAGTCACCTTTTACACTGAAGCATGGGAAGCCTGACCATGAAGCTACAGAA ATGGCCAATCTCCATTTGCCTATTTCATATCCAAAACCAGATGGGCAGGTGTCCTTTGACGTTCCGTCTTCTTTATACAG GAGCAACACAAACCATGAGCATGACCAGCCTCCTCATCTCCGCTTGAGGGATCCTGCAGTACCTGAAAGCGTAAATCTCCCACAGTATGCTGGACCAGAGTCGCGTTATTGTCCAGCTCGAGTTTACGA ATATGTATCTGACGAGAATGGTGACCCGAAGCTTCACATAAATGCTCAAAATTGTCTTCATTGCAAG GCTTGTGACATAAAAGATCCCAAGCAAAACATCGAGTGGACTGTCCCCGAAGGCGGAGGAGGACCTGGTTACACAGTGATGTGA
- the LOC123181172 gene encoding electron transfer flavoprotein-ubiquinone oxidoreductase, mitochondrial isoform X2, whose amino-acid sequence MHRVLRAAAAAAAGIATAPARRHRAPSWGAATARWFSAEREAMSYDVVIVGAGPAGLAAAIRLKQLCRAADTDLSVCVLEKGAEVGAHVLSGNVFEPRALDELIPKWRQEDAPIRVPVSSDKFWMLTKNKAWTLPSPFDNKGNYVISLSQLVRWMSVKAEELGVEVYPGFAASEILYDENQIVAGVATNDVGIAKDGSKRETFQPGVELRGRITLLAEGCRGSLSENIITNHKLRESGQGQHQTYALGIKEVWEIEEGKHKPGSVVHTVGWPLDMKTYGGSFLYHLDDRQLAIGLVVALNYRNPFLSPYDEFQKFKQHPAIRTLLEGGTVLQYGARTLNEGGFQSIPNPVFPGGAIIGCSAGFLNVPKIKGSHTAMKSGMLAAEATFKALVEGSSMDLYWENLKKSWIWDELYRARNYRPAFEYGFIPGMALSAVERYIFKGKSPFTLKHGKPDHEATEMANLHLPISYPKPDGQVSFDVPSSLYSLEPSNMRNAILYM is encoded by the exons ATGCATCGAGTCCTCcgcgcggctgcggcggcggccgcggGGATCGCCACGGCCCCGGCTCGCCGCCACCGCGCGCCCAGCTGGGGCGCGGCCACGGCGAGGTGGTTCTCTGCCGAACGGGAGGCGATGAGCTACGACGTCGTGATCGTGGGCGCCGGCCCGGCGGGcctcgccgccgccatccggcTGAAGCAGCTCTGCCGCGCGGCCGACACCGACCTCTCCGTCTGCGTCCTCGAGAAGGGAGCCGAAGTCG GTGCTCATGTACTGTCGGGGAATGTGTTCGAGCCCCGTGCGTTGGATGAGCTCATCCCGAAGTGGAGGCAAGAGGAT GCCCCAATCAGAGTCCCTGTCTCATCTGACAAGTTCTGGATGTTAACAAAGAACAAGGCATGGACACTTCCATCTCCTTTTGATAACAAAGGGAACTATGTAATAAG CTTGAGCCAATTGGTGCGATGGATGTCCGTAAAGGCTGAAGAATTAGGTGTTGAAGTGTATCCAGGGTTTGCTGCGAGTGAG ATCCTTTATGATGAAAATCAAATAGTCGCAGGCGTTGCAACCAATGATGTTGGTATTGCTAAAGATGGTAGTAAACGGGAAACTTTTCAACCGGGTGTGGAACTAAGAG GGCGAATAACACTTCTAGCTGAGGGTTGCCGGGGTTCATTATCAGAG AATATAATAACGAATCACAAGCTCAGAGAAAGTGGTCAAGGCCAACATCAAACATATGCTCTTGGAATTAAAGAG GTCTGGGAGATAGAAGAAGGAAAGCATAAGCCAGGTTCTGTGGTTCATACTGTAGGGTGGCCTTTGGACATGAAGACATATGGAGGATCATTTCTATACCACCTTGATGATAGACAG TTGGCAATTGGTCTGGTTGTTGCCTTGAATTATCGAAATCCTTTTCTCAGCCCATACGATGAGTTCCAG AAATTCAAGCAGCACCCCGCAATCAGAACACTTCTTGAAGGTGGAACAGTTCTTCAGTATGGTGCTCGTACTTTGAATGAAGGTGGTTTTCAG TCAATACCAAATCCAGTTTTCCCCGGTGGTGCAATTATTGGATGCTCTGCAGGGTTCCTAAATGTTCCCAAAATAAAAGGATCACATACCGCTATGAAATCAG GTATGCTTGCGGCAGAAGCAACTTTCAAGGCTCTGGTTGAAGGATCTTCCATGGATCTGTACTGGGAGAATCTCAAGAAGTCATGGATATGGGACGAACTCTATAGAGCTCGGAATTATAGACCA GCATTTGAATACGGATTTATTCCTGGCATGGCCTTGTCAGCAGTGGAACG CTACATATTCAAAGGGAAGTCACCTTTTACACTGAAGCATGGGAAGCCTGACCATGAAGCTACAGAA ATGGCCAATCTCCATTTGCCTATTTCATATCCAAAACCAGATGGGCAGGTGTCCTTTGACGTTCCGTCTTCTTTATACAG CTTAGAACCTAGTAACATGAGAAACGCCATACTGTATATGTAA
- the LOC123181172 gene encoding electron transfer flavoprotein-ubiquinone oxidoreductase, mitochondrial isoform X3, which translates to MLTKNKAWTLPSPFDNKGNYVISLSQLVRWMSVKAEELGVEVYPGFAASEILYDENQIVAGVATNDVGIAKDGSKRETFQPGVELRGRITLLAEGCRGSLSENIITNHKLRESGQGQHQTYALGIKEVWEIEEGKHKPGSVVHTVGWPLDMKTYGGSFLYHLDDRQLAIGLVVALNYRNPFLSPYDEFQKFKQHPAIRTLLEGGTVLQYGARTLNEGGFQSIPNPVFPGGAIIGCSAGFLNVPKIKGSHTAMKSGMLAAEATFKALVEGSSMDLYWENLKKSWIWDELYRARNYRPAFEYGFIPGMALSAVERYIFKGKSPFTLKHGKPDHEATEMANLHLPISYPKPDGQVSFDVPSSLYRSNTNHEHDQPPHLRLRDPAVPESVNLPQYAGPESRYCPARVYEYVSDENGDPKLHINAQNCLHCKACDIKDPKQNIEWTVPEGGGGPGYTVM; encoded by the exons ATGTTAACAAAGAACAAGGCATGGACACTTCCATCTCCTTTTGATAACAAAGGGAACTATGTAATAAG CTTGAGCCAATTGGTGCGATGGATGTCCGTAAAGGCTGAAGAATTAGGTGTTGAAGTGTATCCAGGGTTTGCTGCGAGTGAG ATCCTTTATGATGAAAATCAAATAGTCGCAGGCGTTGCAACCAATGATGTTGGTATTGCTAAAGATGGTAGTAAACGGGAAACTTTTCAACCGGGTGTGGAACTAAGAG GGCGAATAACACTTCTAGCTGAGGGTTGCCGGGGTTCATTATCAGAG AATATAATAACGAATCACAAGCTCAGAGAAAGTGGTCAAGGCCAACATCAAACATATGCTCTTGGAATTAAAGAG GTCTGGGAGATAGAAGAAGGAAAGCATAAGCCAGGTTCTGTGGTTCATACTGTAGGGTGGCCTTTGGACATGAAGACATATGGAGGATCATTTCTATACCACCTTGATGATAGACAG TTGGCAATTGGTCTGGTTGTTGCCTTGAATTATCGAAATCCTTTTCTCAGCCCATACGATGAGTTCCAG AAATTCAAGCAGCACCCCGCAATCAGAACACTTCTTGAAGGTGGAACAGTTCTTCAGTATGGTGCTCGTACTTTGAATGAAGGTGGTTTTCAG TCAATACCAAATCCAGTTTTCCCCGGTGGTGCAATTATTGGATGCTCTGCAGGGTTCCTAAATGTTCCCAAAATAAAAGGATCACATACCGCTATGAAATCAG GTATGCTTGCGGCAGAAGCAACTTTCAAGGCTCTGGTTGAAGGATCTTCCATGGATCTGTACTGGGAGAATCTCAAGAAGTCATGGATATGGGACGAACTCTATAGAGCTCGGAATTATAGACCA GCATTTGAATACGGATTTATTCCTGGCATGGCCTTGTCAGCAGTGGAACG CTACATATTCAAAGGGAAGTCACCTTTTACACTGAAGCATGGGAAGCCTGACCATGAAGCTACAGAA ATGGCCAATCTCCATTTGCCTATTTCATATCCAAAACCAGATGGGCAGGTGTCCTTTGACGTTCCGTCTTCTTTATACAG GAGCAACACAAACCATGAGCATGACCAGCCTCCTCATCTCCGCTTGAGGGATCCTGCAGTACCTGAAAGCGTAAATCTCCCACAGTATGCTGGACCAGAGTCGCGTTATTGTCCAGCTCGAGTTTACGA ATATGTATCTGACGAGAATGGTGACCCGAAGCTTCACATAAATGCTCAAAATTGTCTTCATTGCAAG GCTTGTGACATAAAAGATCCCAAGCAAAACATCGAGTGGACTGTCCCCGAAGGCGGAGGAGGACCTGGTTACACAGTGATGTGA
- the LOC123158629 gene encoding protein CDI codes for MAATAMAAAVAGIGSVHDPPVNRAERAVGAGATTARDTPYTEAHGRPVTPGPRRRPRTPPDFHAATAFPPVPWPWPCRIHAASPPTSSSPRPLLPALPSCQSPTDDEKKIPSPSHCHTGPAPWPNLSVPRVAKAKHTPGSLDSKQISRSPPPFAIFSTFSPTSPPSIKARALLLRSIPLATAQIQTMTVPPSPEPFRVFVGYDPKEHEAYEVCRRSLIRHATVPLDVRPIRQPDLRASGLYWRTRGHMESTEFSFTRFLTPFLAGYRGWALFIDCDFLYLADVAELIASAVPSDAAAAKRLAVVCVKHEYTPLEATKMDGVMQTVYPRKNWSSMVLYNCAHPKNVAALTPDAVSTKTGAFLHRFSWLDDDEIGEVPFVWNFLVGHNKVDPDDPTTQPKALHYTCGGPWFDRYRDCEFADLWIKEAEELRAEKEKRRAEKERLELEDDEDDEGN; via the exons atggccgccacggcgatGGCTGCGGCCGTGGCAGGCATCGGCTCTGTCCACGATCCCCCTGTGAACAGAGCGGAGAGGGCAGTGGGAGCAG GCGCGACCACAGCACGCGACACCCCCTACACCGAAGCACATGGGCGTCCAGTGACCCCCGGCCCACGCCGCAGGCCGCGGACACCCCCTGATTTCCACGCGGCGACCGCGTTCCCGCCCgtgccgtggccgtggccgtgccGCATCCACGCCGCCTCGCCACCGACATCCTCTTCCCCGCGGCCGCTGCTCCCGGCGTTACCCAGCTGTCAATCCCCCACCGACGACGAAAAGAAAATCCCCTCGCCGTCTCACTGCCACACGGGCCCCGCTCCCTGGCCCAACCTGTCAGTCCCTCGTGTCGCCAAAGCTAAACACACACCAGGATCATTAGATTCGAAACAGATCTCAAGATCACCTCCCCCGTTTGCCATCTTTAGTACTTTCAGCCCCACCTCGCCTCCCTCCATTAAAGCCCGCGCCCTCCTCCTCCGCTCCATTCCCCTCGCCACCGCCCAGATCCAGACCATGACggtgccgccgtcgccggagccgttCCGCGTCTTCGTCGGGTACGACCCGAAGGAGCACGAGGCGTACGAGGTGTGCCGCCGCAGCCTGATCCGCCACGCCACCGTGCCGCTCGACGTGCGCCCCATCCGGCAGCCGGACCTGCGCGCGTCGGGCCTCTACTGGCGCACGCGGGGCCACATGGAGAGCACCGAGTTCTCCTTCACCCGCTTCCTCACCCCCTTCCTCGCCGGCTACCGCGGCTGGGCGCTCTTCATCGACTGCGACTTCCTCTACCTCGCCGACGTCGCCGAGCTCATCGCCTCCGCCGTGCCCTCCGACGCCGCCGCCGCAAAGCGCCTCGCCGTCGTCTGCGTCAAGCACGAGTACACGCCCCTCGAGGCCACCAAGATGGACGGCGTCATGCAGACCGTGTACCCGCGCAAGAACTGGTCCTCCATGGTGCTCTACAACTGCGCCCACCCCAAGAACGTCGCCGCGCTCACCCCGGATGCTGTCAGCACCAAGACCGGCGCCTTCCTCCACCGATTCTCCTGGCTCGACGACGACGAGATCGGGGAGGTGCCCTTCGTCTGGAACTTCCTCGTCGGCCACAACAAGGTCGACCCTGACGACCCGACCACGCAGCCGAAGGCCCTGCACTACACCTGCGGGGGACCCTGGTTCGACAGGTACAGGGACTGCGAGTTCGCCGACCTCTGGATCAAGGAGGCAGAGGAGCTCAGGGCGGAGAAGGAGAAGCGCAGGGCCGAGAAGGAGAGGCTCGAGCTtgaggacgacgaggacgacgaggggAATTGA